CGACATCGCCCCGGACGGCGGCTCGGCCGAGCTGTGCCTGGCGGGGCACCCGGCCCCGGTGCTCACCCGGGAGGGCGGCCCGGCCGCCCTGCTCCCCCACGAGACCGGCCCCGCGCTGGGGCTGCTGCCGTGCAGCCGCTGGCCGCGGCACCGGGTGGAGCTGGGCGGGGAGTGGAGTCTGATGCTCTACACCGACGGGCTGATCGAGGGCCGCAGCGGTCCCGGGGAGCGGCAGCGGCTGGGCGACGAGGGGATGCTGGCCGTGGTCGACCGGCAGTTGTCGGCGGGCCTCGGCGGTGAGGCGCTGCTGGACTCGGCCATCGCCGAGGTGCGGGGGCTGAACGGCGGGGATCTGACCGACGATCTCGCGGTGCTGCTGCTGAGCGGCCCCTGACACGTGCTGAGCGGTCCCTGACACGGCACGGTCACGCCACGGCGGGCCCGGGCCGGGACGGGAGCGGCCCGGCGGCGGTCACCGCCCGCCGTTGTACGGGCCGTAGGGGCCGTCGCTGCTGGAGCCGCCGCGCCGCCCGCCGCCCTTCCCGGTGACCTGGGCGAGCGCCGGTCGTACGTCGACGAAGAAGACGATCGAGGCGATCAGTCCCGCCAGGGACAGGAACAGCATGCTCGTGAAGAGATTCACCGCGACCGCGATGCCCAGGATGATCAGCCAGAAGGGCTTGGTCTGCTTGTCGGCGGCGCGGAAGGCGTCCTCACGGGCGAAGAGCGCCATGGCGAACGCAGTCACGGACGTGACCAGGAAGACCAGGTACACGACCAGCATCAGGGTGTTGTGGAAATTCACGGCCAGCATCGTGAGCACCGCCTAGGACTCGTGGGTGGAGGGACCGACCCGCCCCGCCACGTTACCTGTGGAACGAGCCGGGCACCCCGAAAGGTGCCCGGCCCGGCCGTCGCGCACGCCCTTACTCGGCGACGGGAGCGGTCTTCTTCGGCGCGGCCTTGCGCGCGGCGGGCTTCCGGGCGGCGGGCTTCGCGGGCGCGTCCGCGGCGGGCTTGCGGGGCTGCCGGGTCCGCGTGGGGTTCGCCGCGGCCTTCGCCTCCGGACCGGCCTTCGGCTCGGGCTCGACGGCGACGGCGATCTCCGTGATCTCCTCGGCGGCCTCACCGCGCCAGGACCGCACGGTCTGCTCGCCGTGCCCGGCAACCTTCTCGTAGGTCTCACGGGCCTTGACCGCGTACTCGGCGGCGACGCCCACACCCCGCAGCGCGAGGTCCTGGGCAGTCTCGCCGAGCTTCTTCAGATCGCTGTCGAAGCCGCCGATCACATCGTTGACCACGGCCTGGACGGTGGCCTGGGCCTCCTTGGCCTGGCCGGTGACCTTCTCCTGGACGGCCTTGGGGTCGGTGTTGCGGACCGCGTCGATCCGTCCGGGCGCCTCGGCGGCGATCTGCTCGATGAGCGCGGGCACCTTCCGGGCCTGCCGGACGGCGAGGTCGGCCGTTCCGGCGGCGAAGTAGAGGGGGGTGGGGTCGGTGAACGTCTTGCGGAGGTC
The nucleotide sequence above comes from Streptomyces clavuligerus. Encoded proteins:
- a CDS encoding DUF2516 family protein, encoding MLAVNFHNTLMLVVYLVFLVTSVTAFAMALFAREDAFRAADKQTKPFWLIILGIAVAVNLFTSMLFLSLAGLIASIVFFVDVRPALAQVTGKGGGRRGGSSSDGPYGPYNGGR